The sequence GCGCTGATGCCGCCGGCGGGGATGCCGGGGCGGAACGGCTTGATCGGTGCGGCGATGAAGGCAGCGACGACGCTGAGCGGATGGCCGCCGGCGACCAGTGCGCCCAGTGCGGCGAAACCGCCAGTGAACAACACCCAGGCCATCAGCGCCTGCGTGCCCAGCGACGCGTTGCGATGGAACGCCCAGGCGATCGCGGCGAACACCAGCAGTACCAGCCCGGCGGCCACCCATTTCGGCCAGCGTGCCTTCGGCGGTGAGACGGCAAGCTCGGCGACCTTGGCGGCAGGATCGTCCTGCTGTTCGCGCAGCAAGGTGCACAGGCCCTTGAGGTGGCCGGCGCCGATCACCACCAGCACGCGGCGGTTTTCCACCCCGGCGGAGCGACCGGATTCCTCGCGCAGGCGCGCGGCCATGAACGCATCACGCTCGCCGATCAGGCTGTCGTAGAGCGGCTTCGAGCTGCTGGCGAATTCGCTGAACGCACTTTCCAGCAGGTCGCCCTGTTTCAGCTTCTCGATCTCGCCCTGTTCGATGTCCTCGCGGTCGAACACACTGGCCAGCAGCCCGCCGAGCAGGCCGAAGCGCTGCCAGAAACCCACGCTACGCCAGGCGCGCTTGAGCGTGGTGCCGACTTCGCGGTCGATCAGCCACAGTGGCAGGCCACGCTGTTCGGCACCGTCCATCGCCGCCTTCATCTCGGCGCCGGGCTGGATGCCGGACTGGTCGGCCAGGCGTTTCTGGAACGTGGACAGCACCAGGCTGGCGGCGACCATGCCGGCCTTGCCCTGGCGGATCACCTTGAACAGGTCCATCTGCTTGAACGCTTCCGGGTCGCGCATGCTCTGCGCGCGGCTGTCGCACAGCTCCACCGCCACGGCGTCGAAGTGTTCGCTGGCCAGCAAGGCGTCGACCGCTTCCATGCTGCTGCGCGAGACGTGCGCAGTACCCAGCACCACGTATTCCACGCCGTCGCGCCGCACGCGCTCGATCGGCTGACCCTGCAGGGCGGCAGGCAGCGCGGTGGTTTCGGTTTCGGGAACACTCATGCGATCAGCAGGCCAGTCGTCGTGGAGAGTCCAAGCATGGGGACGACGGCCATGCAGAACAAGCAACGGAGCGGGGCTTCAGTCACGGAAGCGCTTGAGCAGGTCGGCGTACGCGTCGATGCGCCGGTCGCGCAGGAACGGCCAGATCCGCCGCACGTGCTCGCTGCGCGCCAGGTCGACCTCGACCAGCAGCAGTTCGTGCGCGTCGGTGCCAGCCTGGGCCAGCAACTCGCCCTGCGGGCCGGCGACAAAACTCGACCCCCAGAACTGGATACCGGCGCCCACGCCCGAAGGATCGGCCTCGAAGCCGGTGCGGTTGCACGACAGCAGCGGCAGGCCGTTGGCCACGGCGTGGCCACGCTGCACGGTGGTCCACGCATCGCGCTGGCGGTCCTTTTCGGCCTGGCCGTCGTTCGGGTCCCAGCCGATCGCGGTGGGGTAGAGCAGCAGTTCGGCGCCGGCCAGCGCCATCAGGCGTGCTGCTTCCGGATACCACTGGTCCCAGCACACCAGCACGCCGAGGCGGCCGACCGACGTGTCGATCGGTTCGAAGCCGAGGTCACCCGGGGTGAAGTAGAACTTCTCGTAGAACGCCGGGTCGTCCGGGATGTGCATCTTGCGATAGGTGCCGGCGATCGCCGACGAGCGGTCGAACACCACCGCGGTGTTGTGGTACAGGCCGGCGGCGCGGCGCTCGAACAGCGAGGCGACGACGACCAGCTTCAACTCCTCGGCCAGCATGCCGATGCGCGCGGTGCCCGGGCCGGGAATGCTCTCGGCCTGGTCGAAGATCTCCACCGATTCGTGCTGGCAGAAGTACGGGCCGTTGTGCAGCTCCTGCAGCAGCACCAGTTCGGCGCCGGCCGCCGCCGCTTGGCGCAGGCCGGCTTCGATTGCGTCCAGGTTGGCGTCGCGGCTGCCGCGGTCGGTTTCCTGCAGCAGCGCGACCTTGAGGGTCTTGCGGGTCATCGGCGTGAATCCTCGGCGTGTCGCCAGGCGTAGACCGTGCAGTTTAGCCGATGCGGCTCAGGCCAGCCCGGCGGGCAGCTGCATGGTGATGCAGTGCAGGCTGCCGTTCTGCCAGATCAGCGGGCGGCATGGCACCTGCACCACGACCCGGCCCGGGTGCGCGGCGCCGATGATGCGCGCGGCGTCATCGTCGGCCTCGTCGCCATAGGCGGGCACCAGCACGGCGCCGTTGACGATCAGGTAGTTCGCGTAGGACGCGGCGAGCCGGCGGCCCTCGTCGACGATTGGCTGCGCCCACGGCAGCGGATACAACTGGTACGGACGGCCGTCGGCTGTGCGCAGCGCCGCCAGCTCGGCCGCCATGCGCTGCAGCTCGTCGTGGTGCGGGTCGCCGGGATCGTCGCAGGCCTGGAACACGATGCGCTCGCCGGGGGCGAAGCGGGCGAGGGTGTCGATGTGCGCGTCGGTGTCGTCGCCTTCGAGGTAGCCGTAGTCTAGCCACAGCACGCGGTCGGCGTGCAGGCCGTCGCGCAGGATCGCGCTCATTTCCTCGCGCGACTGCTCCGGGTGACGCTGCACCAGGCAGCGCCAGGTGGTGAGGATGGTGCCGCTGCCGTCGCTCTCGATGCCACCGCCTTCCAGCGCCCAGTCGATGCGCCTGTGCGCGGCATGGCCGAACACGCCGGCCTGCACCAGCCCGGCGACCAGCGCGTCGTCCTGCGCGGCGCCGAACTTGCCACCCCAGCCGGTGAAGCGGAAGTCGGTGAGCTGAAAGCCTTCTGCCCCACCTCGCAGCGTGATCGGGCCGGAGTCGCGCAGCCAGGTGTCGTCGTAGGGCAGCTCGACGAAGCGGATCCTGGCGAGATCCACGCGGGCGTCGCGCAATTGCGACTGCACGTGCGCGCGCAGTGCAACATCCGCGACCACGATGATCAGCGGCTGGAACCGGGTCACCGCGACGGCCAGCGCCACGTAGGTGGTTTCCACCGCGACCAGCCGTTCAGCCCAGTCGGTACCGGTGTGCGGCCACGCGATCAGCACCGCGGCCTGCGGTTCCCATTCCGCCGGCAGGCGCAGGGAGTGGTCGGTCATGCTGGCGGCCTCATGCGGGGAAGGGCCGCACATTGTACGACGCGGGAACCGCACACATGAGAACGCGGCCCGTGTCACCACGGGCCGCGTCGTTCGTGTCATTGATTCAGTTGACGTCCGCCGGGTTGGTATTGTTGCCGGCCGGCGTGTTGAGCACCGCGTGGATCACGTGGCTGTGTTCGAAGTACACGATGAAGTTCGCGTATTCCCAGCGGTTGATCTGCGGGTGCTTCTTGCTGTCGCCGCCGCGCGGCGAGAGCTTGCGCTGCGGCGCGCCCCAGGTCTTCTCGACCTGGGCCATGCTCAGCCCACGCTTGGGCAGGTTCATGTCCTTTTCCTGCTGCACGCGGTGGATCAGCAGGCTGTCGCCGTGTCCGCGCGACTGGGCCGCACTGGCCGGCTGCGATACAGCCAGGCCGGCGGCAGCGGCCAGCATGATGACGATCGGCAAACTGCTCGTGAACTTGACCATGGTTCCCCTCTCCATACAAGGCTGTATGCGGCGTCGTTGTAGCAGAACCGCCGGTGCTGCGCCATGCCGATGGCCGTCGATTGCGATGGGTTCGGCATTCGCCTGTGCACGGCGGCACCAGCCGACGCGTCGAGAATAGCGCCATCGCCGCTATCATGGGCGGCTGCGGGCAACGACCCACCCGGTTCCGATCCAGGTTTTCCATGATTTCCTTCCGACATTTCGCCTTGCGCCGCGGCAGCCGTCTGCTGCTTTCCGACATCGACCTGGTGATCCAGGGCGGCTGGCGCCTGGGCGTGATCGGCCGTAACGGCTGCGGCAAGTCCAGCCTGTTCGCCGCGCTGCAGGGCACGCTGGAGGGCGACGCCGGCGAGCTGGAGATGTCGGGCAAGCTGCGGCTGGCATCGGTGGCACAGGAAACCCCGGCGCTGCCGGACGCGGCGATCGACTACGTGCTGGGTGGCGACGAGGAACTGGCCGCCGCGATGCTCGCCGAGGCCGAGGCCGGCGATCGCGGCGACATGGAGGCGATGGCGAAGGCGCACCACCGCATCGAGGAACTGAACGGCTACGACGGCCGTGCCCGTGCCGGCCGTCTGCTGCATGGCCTGGGTTTCCCGCCGGAAACGCACGAGCGCGCGGTGCAGGAATTCTCCGGCGGCTGGCGCGGGCGGCTGAACCTGGCGCGCGCGCTGATGTGCCCATCCGACCTGCTGCTGCTGGACGAACCAACCAACCATCTCGACCTCGATGCCGTGCTGTGGCTGGAGGAATGGCTGCGCCGCTACCAGGGCACCTTGCTGATCATCTCGCACGACCGCGAATTCCTCGATGGCGTGATCACCCACACGCTGCACCTCAACGACGGCAAGGCCAGGCTGTACACCGGCAACTACAGCGCATTCGAGCGTCTGCGCGCCGAGCAGTTGCGCCAGCAGCAGATCTCGCACGAGCGCGAGCAGGCTGAGCGGGCGCATCTGCAGTCCTTCATTGACCGCTTCAAGGCCAAGGCGACCAAGGCCAAGCAGGCGCAGTCGCGCATGAAGCGGCTGGAAAAGCTGGCCGGCACCGAGGCGGTGCGCGCCGAACGCCCCTTCAGCTTCCAGTTCCCGGCGCCGGGGCGGCTGCCCGATTCGATGCTGCAGCTGGAGGACATCACGGCGGGCTATATGGCTGACCCGGCTGCAGGAAGCGGCGAGGCGGCGCACATCGTGCTGGCCGACGTGCGCTTCAGCATCGAGGCGGGCGAGCGGATCGGCCTGCTCGGCCCGAACGGCGCCGGCAAGTCCACTCTGGTGAAGACCCTGGTCGGGGAACTCGAACCGTTCGGCGGCGAGCGCAAGGTGCACAAGGACCTGAAGATCGGCTACTTCGCCCAGCACACGGTGGAAAGCCTGCGCGAAGGGGCGAGCCCGCTCGACCACCTGCTGGACAAGGCGCCGGGCGTGGCCACCCAGGTCATGCGCGATTTCCTCGGCACCTGGAATTTCGCCGGTGATCGCGCATTCGAATCCGTCGATGGTTTCTCCGGCGGCGAGCGAGCACGCCTCGCGCTGGCGCTGATTGCCTGGGACAAGCCGAACCTGCTGCTGCTGGACGAGCCGACCAACCACCTCGATCTGGACATGCGCGAGGCGCTGGCCGACGCGCTGGCCGATTTCGACGGCGCCCTGGTGCTGGTCTCGCACGACCGCCACCTGCTCGGCATGGTCTGCGACAGCTTCTGGCGCGTCGCCGACGGCGTGGTGGAAAGCTTCGACGGCGACCTGGACGATTACGCCCGCTGGCTGAAAAATCGGGGCGCCGCCAGCAAGAAGGCCGCGAAGGCCGGCGCGGCAGCGAAACCGGTGGTGAAGGTGGTGGAAGTCTCGCCGGAGGAGCGCCGCCGTCAGGCCGCGGTCCAGCGCGACGACGAGAAAGCCGCGCGCCAGCGGGTAAAGAAGATCGAGGCCCGCACCGCCGCCATCGACACCGAGCTGGCCGCGCTGGAAACCCGACTGGCCGATCCGGCGACCTACAACGGTCCAACCAGCGAAATGATGCGGCTGGGCCAGCGCCAGACCGAACTGCAGCGTGAGAAGGAAGCACTCGAAACCGAGTGGCTGGAGCTGACCGAACAACTGGAGGCGTAGCGATGCCCGTGCCGGATCCGTCATTGCAACTGTGGCTGCACGCGCTGGCACATTTCGAACCCGCGCATCCGCTGCGCGCATGGCTGGCCCGGGCCGACCGCCTGCCGGATGGCGGCACCGGTTACCTGGGCGGTCTGGGCGATCATTTTCGCGGCGTCGACGCCGGCGTGCCCGCGGCGGCGATCACCCGCCAGTTCCTCGCCGGCGATGCGGCTGACCAGCTCTGGCTGTTGGCCGACCCGGCCTGGGTGGAGCCGGACATGAACGGCGTGCGCCTGCTCGCCTGCGGCCGGATGGGCCTGGACATGGACGCGGCGCAGGCGCTGGCCGAACCGCTGCGGCCGGTGTTCGACGAGGCCGGCATGCAGTTGGAAATCGCTACCCCGGATCACTGGCACCTGCGCCTGCCGCCCGATACGCCGTT is a genomic window of Rhodanobacter thiooxydans containing:
- a CDS encoding TraB/GumN family protein — protein: MSVPETETTALPAALQGQPIERVRRDGVEYVVLGTAHVSRSSMEAVDALLASEHFDAVAVELCDSRAQSMRDPEAFKQMDLFKVIRQGKAGMVAASLVLSTFQKRLADQSGIQPGAEMKAAMDGAEQRGLPLWLIDREVGTTLKRAWRSVGFWQRFGLLGGLLASVFDREDIEQGEIEKLKQGDLLESAFSEFASSSKPLYDSLIGERDAFMAARLREESGRSAGVENRRVLVVIGAGHLKGLCTLLREQQDDPAAKVAELAVSPPKARWPKWVAAGLVLLVFAAIAWAFHRNASLGTQALMAWVLFTGGFAALGALVAGGHPLSVVAAFIAAPIKPFRPGIPAGGISAMAEAWARRPRVVDFDTLRDDIVHWSGWWKNRVARTLLNFFLVSVGTIIGEYSAGIHIFKSLF
- a CDS encoding carbon-nitrogen hydrolase, which encodes MTRKTLKVALLQETDRGSRDANLDAIEAGLRQAAAAGAELVLLQELHNGPYFCQHESVEIFDQAESIPGPGTARIGMLAEELKLVVVASLFERRAAGLYHNTAVVFDRSSAIAGTYRKMHIPDDPAFYEKFYFTPGDLGFEPIDTSVGRLGVLVCWDQWYPEAARLMALAGAELLLYPTAIGWDPNDGQAEKDRQRDAWTTVQRGHAVANGLPLLSCNRTGFEADPSGVGAGIQFWGSSFVAGPQGELLAQAGTDAHELLLVEVDLARSEHVRRIWPFLRDRRIDAYADLLKRFRD
- a CDS encoding agmatine deiminase family protein; this translates as MTDHSLRLPAEWEPQAAVLIAWPHTGTDWAERLVAVETTYVALAVAVTRFQPLIIVVADVALRAHVQSQLRDARVDLARIRFVELPYDDTWLRDSGPITLRGGAEGFQLTDFRFTGWGGKFGAAQDDALVAGLVQAGVFGHAAHRRIDWALEGGGIESDGSGTILTTWRCLVQRHPEQSREEMSAILRDGLHADRVLWLDYGYLEGDDTDAHIDTLARFAPGERIVFQACDDPGDPHHDELQRMAAELAALRTADGRPYQLYPLPWAQPIVDEGRRLAASYANYLIVNGAVLVPAYGDEADDDAARIIGAAHPGRVVVQVPCRPLIWQNGSLHCITMQLPAGLA
- a CDS encoding ABC-F family ATP-binding cassette domain-containing protein, with product MISFRHFALRRGSRLLLSDIDLVIQGGWRLGVIGRNGCGKSSLFAALQGTLEGDAGELEMSGKLRLASVAQETPALPDAAIDYVLGGDEELAAAMLAEAEAGDRGDMEAMAKAHHRIEELNGYDGRARAGRLLHGLGFPPETHERAVQEFSGGWRGRLNLARALMCPSDLLLLDEPTNHLDLDAVLWLEEWLRRYQGTLLIISHDREFLDGVITHTLHLNDGKARLYTGNYSAFERLRAEQLRQQQISHEREQAERAHLQSFIDRFKAKATKAKQAQSRMKRLEKLAGTEAVRAERPFSFQFPAPGRLPDSMLQLEDITAGYMADPAAGSGEAAHIVLADVRFSIEAGERIGLLGPNGAGKSTLVKTLVGELEPFGGERKVHKDLKIGYFAQHTVESLREGASPLDHLLDKAPGVATQVMRDFLGTWNFAGDRAFESVDGFSGGERARLALALIAWDKPNLLLLDEPTNHLDLDMREALADALADFDGALVLVSHDRHLLGMVCDSFWRVADGVVESFDGDLDDYARWLKNRGAASKKAAKAGAAAKPVVKVVEVSPEERRRQAAVQRDDEKAARQRVKKIEARTAAIDTELAALETRLADPATYNGPTSEMMRLGQRQTELQREKEALETEWLELTEQLEA